aagctcctgcagcctgcaaCGCATTGTTAAAATCTAAGAGAGATTGAGATAGTTACGTTGGTGTTGCTCATTCCCTGTCAGTGTGTCTGTGGGATTGGGAATTGAATGGAGAGTAAGATGGAGAGAGATCCAGTAGGATTTCTCAGCCACTGGAACCTGGTGTAGAGGATTGCAGACTGTGACTGTGAAGGAAAACCATCCACTTTGTGTTACCCTATGACACTGCAGTCAGGTGCTCCTGTCTGGAGACAGGTTTCAGTAACTCCAGAGAGCTCAGTCCACAGGGAATCTGTCTGGGACAGGAATAAAACTTAAAACGTTCAAGTGTGAAGTCGAAGAtgggtttaaaaatattactttgcaATGGAGATGAACAAATTGagagtgtgatttttttttatttttttttgttttttttgtaacacGGTTACCTATAGATAAACAAGAATGAGCAAGAAGTGTTTGAGTGGGTTCATTTTCCATAAGGATTGGCTTTCTATGAAGGACTGAAAGCCTTGAGAGTGGTCTATACAATTTCAGCCTAAAACGTGAAATCCAGACCAAGTACATTAGGGGAACTGTAGTTCCAGGTGCCTTCTGCTTAAATATTCCAAAAGGTGCACTTGAGAACCAAATCGTATTGCCATTGCATGGCTTTTGCCAGAACAGTCTCAGAGATTCTTACGTTTTGGACCTAGTGCCActagaaaaatggctttttaacTCAcctcatattttttcctcttgatctGCTCTGTAAAGTCATACTTTTCAGTCTCCAGCTGGTATAACCAGTCCCACAGTTCCTTAGCCTTGTCCCTGTGTGTTTATGGGGAGAAGGCAATAGGAGAAACACATCACATCCTGTATTTTCTAGTTTTCACGtcactttttacattttattcagtGCAGTTCACACGTTATCCTGCAAACCTCTTCTGTCCTCTGAAAGCTACTGACCTCTGAAAGCTAGTCAAGGGCACGTTTCTCACCTTCTCACCTAAGAACCTTTTAGCCTTGCACTCTTGCATGTACCATGCACTAATGTATTTctgacagatttatttttccccctaattCTTAATGAAAGAAAGAGTTCAGGGGAATTAGATGAGAAGGAATAAAGGCTGAATGCCCCAGAgatgagcagagcagctgccatTGTGTAATCTCATCCAATCCAGGGACAAGGTGAGCCAGCCTGGTCCTTCAGTCACATGTAAACTCCAGGGTGTAGAGTCCAGGCCGTCATCTGAAGACTGCTCTGCACCAGATCACTTGGCCTCCAAGCCTTCAGCCTCAGTGGATAACCGTACCAGTACCTTAGCAGCTCTAACTCACCGTGGGAATGCTGTTGTAATACAGATCCCAGTCTGAGGGTTTGTTCAGCTATCTCAGAGCTGGGTTTAGAGTTTGTACCTAGTCCAGTAGATGGCTTATCTTAATTAGCAGGAGAGGTTAATGGAGCTATACCAACAGCATGGCTAGATGGCTACCAAGCCATTTCAATAATACCCCATCCCATTTCCCTCTGTTCTCCAGATCAAAGAAGGGCAGAACTTAATGTTGTCCCTTGATGAATTTCAAGGAAggccccctcctctccctcgTTCTTTCACTAGAGAAAACCCCAGGACAGTAAGAGCAAATTTCAGTGTATTACATTACAGTGAGTGTGTTTAGGCATGTTACCTCAGCTTGTCTTCATTCAGGTGATCGATGTTCAAGGGCTTGCGCCTCTCGGCCAGGACCTTCTTCTTCGTCTCTCTAGCTGTTTgcttcttccctctcttctgGTCAGCCTGTTCTCAGAACATAATTAATGTCAGACTGCATTCAGGCTGAATGAAGTAAGTTCAGTGATGGAGAATGTAAGACAAGCCACTAGGGATCCAGAAGAAGGAAAGTCAAGCTTTTTTCTTGACTTGTAATAAAGACAGTCCCCTGTCAACACGGTGGTTTAACGCTTTCATATTTCTTCCACTGATCCATGCTTTTTACCTTTGCCAGATAGCTGCTGTATGTGGCACCCATGGAGGACAGAGCCTTCTTCTTCTTGAGATCATCCTCGGCCTTTCTCTTGgcatcttcctcctctctgcGTGCCTTTTCCTCCTGTGGAGTGCAGCACACAGAAGCACATTACTCAAGGGGAGACCCACAACTCCTCCAGCAACCAGAGTCACTTCAGGGAACGTGATCGGATAAGGTGTTGAGGGGAACTGGCAACTCCCATGTCCCACCCTTGCTTTAAGAGGGTGgtcatttcttctctgagatGCAGATCTCAGCATCAGATCTCCTCCAGTGTGATGCTGAGACAAAGAGACAGACACAAAGACACTTACCGCAAGCCTTGCCTGAcgctccttctccttctcagCCCGGATTCTCTGTTGCTCTGCTCTTTCAGCTCTGCGCTTCTCCTGCAAGAAGTGGTGACAGAGGCATGGAGCCATCACTGTGGCTTCATCTACCTCCCATATTACCCCACCAGCACCGAGAGTTTTGGTATGCAGGGAGTGAGCCACTTGCTCCCCTGCCAGGACGTGGAGGATGGGGCTAACCTGCAATTCCCAGCTGTAAAACTGGGCAGAGAGAGGAGGCAGAGGTGGGAAGAAACCATTTAGGGATGGCATGAACTATCATTTCTATGCATGACAACTCAGTTTTCTACCGAAGTGACTGGATTAATGGATTCAACTTCTCATCCAGATCTCTCAGTCTAGCACAGTGAACAAGCAGTACAAGAACTCACAATTCTCTCCTTGAGGGCAAccagctcttcctcttcctttctcctggcTTCAAAGTGGCTGTCGATCAAAGCCTGCAGTTCAATCAGAtctttgttctgccttttcttttggaTGTCCTAGAAGAGCAGGAGAAGGCTTTAGGCAAGCCCATATTGCTCCAGGATTGTGCCCTGGAGACTCCCAGCACCCCACCTTCATGCACAGAAACAAAGGCAGGAAGTGTCTGTGGTTATCCATGGATTAGCTTAAGTGGCTCTTGGTGCAGGTCAGAGACAGAGACTCATCCAAGTGACAGTCAGGAgaccagcagggagcaggatcCACATCTTCTATTTCCCTACACTGAATTTTATCTCTGGCTTTGCTTAGCTGCCTCCTCTTTGCAGGTACAGAGCTCAGCTTGAGGGCTGGGATATGAATCTTACCTAGAAAACATCCCTGCATTTTGGGTACAACAGACATTTCTGCAGAGACTTTTGACGCCAgaagttcttcatttttctatCAGCTTTCTATAAAATCGTTTGGATCTCTGTTTATTGTTAACTTTTGTTGTCATTTCAGGTAGAGTTTCTCACAACAGCTAAGCATAGACCTGCTTTATTTCAATCTGCCCTGTAAGTCTCAAACCATTTACAGTAGTGGGACAGGGGATATGAGAGCTCCTAAaactctttctctgtttttcatgtgttAGCTTCAAAGAtttgaggagggaaaaataaataaataaataaatagtattttagCTTGATCCTGTTAACAAATATCCAGAGGGCTTCAGGAAGCAGAGGGTAGcctttcactgaaaacaggCAGCAAAGCATCCATCTTTCTGTCCTTGGCTTTATCCTCAGCTATATCTAATACAGGAGGAGTTATGTGGGTTTCCACACGTGTATGACAGGTATGGACAGACAAACACACGCAGCCTCAGGAATACTTACATCAAAATCTACTTTCTCACCCTCGGGTATTTTAGGAGCAGTTAGTCTGCAgagagacaaggaaaaaaaaaagaattttcttgttaaaaaatagTCAGCTTTTTAAAGAGCAGGTTCTGAACTGATCTGCCCTTGGGAATGATGCTGACAAGGAGAAATGTTAACGGAGATGCAGAGGTGTGAATCAGCAAGTCAACTGAAAACTACTCCAGAAAGCACTAGGGACCTGTGAACTTCATGGAAGGTTGTGCAGGACAGGGAGATGCCCCTAAAA
This Cygnus atratus isolate AKBS03 ecotype Queensland, Australia chromosome 5, CAtr_DNAZoo_HiC_assembly, whole genome shotgun sequence DNA region includes the following protein-coding sequences:
- the TNNT3 gene encoding troponin T, fast skeletal muscle — protein: MAQVPCSSGKREPDQLGLETQRPAQNSLNETWDVDMTAPNGGNPRTASKSFKYLFFFLLLPISCLSIAAHASTPAEEAPEEEEKPRIKLTAPKIPEGEKVDFDDIQKKRQNKDLIELQALIDSHFEARRKEEEELVALKERIEKRRAERAEQQRIRAEKEKERQARLAEEKARREEEDAKRKAEDDLKKKKALSSMGATYSSYLAKADQKRGKKQTARETKKKVLAERRKPLNIDHLNEDKLRDKAKELWDWLYQLETEKYDFTEQIKRKKYEIVTLRNRIDQAQKHSKKAGAKGKVGGRWK